Part of the Lytechinus pictus isolate F3 Inbred chromosome 18, Lp3.0, whole genome shotgun sequence genome, aacaaaaaatgacaagaaagtTTATAATCTAATGTACCACAGGCATAAAATATGGCGCCTAATTCCCAAGAGACGCCACTTTGAAAACGCTTATTAAGTATTACTGCAGTCAAAGATCTATGTTCAATCTCTTGCAGGTTGAGTAGACCACGCTTTAGACATGTTAGAAGGTCTGATAGTTTAATCAAAAGTGATTCGACTTGCCGCCATTTCCTTGTAGAAGTCCGCAGTTTCGTCGATTGCCTTGATTGCATCAGGTGTCATGTCCGACCTTTGCAGTTTCGGTCGGGACGGTTGAAAAGAAGTCGACGCCAACGCTCTCTGATAGGTCACGCTCTCACCAAAACCCATCGGGTACAGAGTCCTCCATTCCCGGGCTACCGTTGGGCTCGCGTCCCAGGATAAGAGACTCTCATCCCACGGCATTCCACAAGCTTCAAAGTACTTCGGTAGGAGTTGCTTGGGGTTGGCCACCAGCTCATCAATATCAATCACTACCGGTTCCGGGTCAAAGTGTTCTTTGACATGCCGCCAGAGGTCGTACTGGCACTTGTAGGTGTATCCAGGCATCATGAAACCAGGATCTGTGGTCATATCGAAGGTTGATTCGTCTATGGGCTTCTGACCCGGAAGCGGAAGTCTCTTCATCTGAGCCATAAGGAGGTTTCTCCAGGACGGGAAAACTCTTTCCGGGTCACGGATTAGGAAAGTGTGTTTGAAGCCCGATTCTTTACTCGGGAGAAGGTCCAGGAAGTTGGTGACTCCGTACGCCATGTCTTTCACAAAGACCGATTGGTCATCAGGTAAGGAATCCAGCTGCTCCCGAACCCCATCTCGTctgtaaagaaagagagaaagacagaggaagagggagaaaaagatagggaggaaagggggggggggaaggttgATGAAAGGTCAGTAAGGTCCTGGTCATGAGTGATCGCGtaataatcaaaattattgagGAGGCGAAAACCAAGTATTTTAAAGTGTGCATAAATAAGCTCTAAACGACTGAAACTGAAAGCCTCTTGTATAATTTTTACCAGtgaaaattaacattttgtgtCCACAACACattccttttgtttttgtttttctttcatttcttttgttcACGTCCTTTCCCCCTTCAGTCCTTGTGCTGCTACAGCGAAAAATGCTGCGAATATTGTTTCCGCTTGGAAATCGTTTCTAAAGTTGTTTAGGAACAGCCTCATGAAAGTCACCAAGATAATATGGTATTGTTTTCAGATCTTCAAAACCTTCAAAGACTTAGTCAAGTCAATAGACTTGTTTACTGAAATTTACTGCATTATTTTCAAACACAATTCATTTCGACAACCTGAAAGAGGACGAGATATATATTCATGCAAGTGTTGTACTTTATCAACTGGAAAGACTTAAGCGTAATACCCTACACTTTAAAAAGTAGGT contains:
- the LOC129282016 gene encoding uncharacterized protein LOC129282016, with product MSAERKPFRVIMWCVPRSISTALTKCFSWIDNTKIWFEPYCLAFIQDYAMKSMGVTLPAKAADLSPDFVSQLNAATKGTPLENRLKPEVMDLSILLRDGVREQLDSLPDDQSVFVKDMAYGVTNFLDLLPSKESGFKHTFLIRDPERVFPSWRNLLMAQMKRLPLPGQKPIDESTFDMTTDPGFMMPGYTYKCQYDLWRHVKEHFDPEPVVIDIDELVANPKQLLPKYFEACGMPWDESLLSWDASPTVAREWRTLYPMGFGESVTYQRALASTSFQPSRPKLQRSDMTPDAIKAIDETADFYKEMAASRITFD